A genome region from Cervus elaphus chromosome 18, mCerEla1.1, whole genome shotgun sequence includes the following:
- the GPR85 gene encoding probable G-protein coupled receptor 85, which produces MANYSHAADNILQNLSPLTAFLKLTSLGFIIGVSVVGNLLISILLVKDKTLHRAPYYFLLDLCCSDILRSAICFPFVFNSVKNGSTWTYGTLTCKVIAFLGVLSCFHTAFMLFCISVTRYLAIAHHRFYTKRLTFWTCLAVICMVWTLSVAMAFPPVLDVGTYSFIREEDQCTFQHRSFRANDSLGFMLLLALILLATQLVYLKLIFFVHDRRKMKPVQFVAAVSQNWTFHGPGASGQAAANWLAGFGRGPTPPTLLGIRQNANTTSRRRLLVLDEFKMEKRISRMFYIMTFLFLTLWGPYLVACYWRVFARGPVVPGGFLTAAVWMSFAQAGINPFVCIFSNRELRRCFSTTLLYCRKSRLPREPYCVI; this is translated from the coding sequence ATGGCGAACTATAGCCATGCAGCTGACAACATTTTGCAAAATCTCTCTCCTCTAACAGCCTTTCTGAAACTGACTTCCTTGGGTTTCATAATAGGAGTCAGCGTGGTGGGCAACCTTCTGATCTCCATTTTGCTCGTGAAAGATAAGACCTTGCATAGAGCACCTTACTACTTCCTGTTGGATCTTTGCTGTTCAGATATCCTCAGATCTGCAATTTGTTTCCCATTTGTATTCAACTCTGTCAAAAATGGCTCTACTTGGACTTATGGGACTCTGACTTGCAAAGTGATTGCCTTTCTGGGGGTTTTGTCCTGTTTTCACACTGCTTTCATGCTCTTCTGTATCAGTGTCACCAGATACTTAGCTATCGCCCATCATCGCTTCTATACAAAGAGGCTGACCTTTTGGACGTGTCTGGCTGTGATCTGCATGGTGTGGACTCTGTCTGTGGCCATGGCATTCCCCCCAGTTTTAGATGTGGGCACTTACTCATTCATTAGGGAAGAAGATCAATGTACCTTCCAACACCGCTCCTTCAGGGCTAATGATTCCTTAGGATTTATGCTGCTCCTTGCCCTCATCCTCCTAGCTACACAGCTTGTCTACCTCAAGCTGATATTTTTTGTCCACGACCGAAGGAAAATGAAGCCAGTCCAGTTTGTAGCAGCAGTCAGCCAGAACTggacttttcatggtcctggagCCAGTGGCCAGGCAGCTGCCAATTGGCTAGCAGGATTTGGAAGGGGTCCCACACCACCCACCTTGCTGGGCATCAGGCAAAATGCAAACACCACGAGCAGAAGAAGGCTATTGGTCTTAGACGAAttcaaaatggagaaaagaatcaGCAGAATGTTCTATATAATGACTTTTCTCTTCTTAACCTTGTGGGGCCCCTACCTGGTGGCCTGTTATTGGAGAGTTTTTGCAAGAGGGCCTGTAGTACCAGGGGGATTTCTAACAGCTGCTGTCTGGATGAGTTTTGCCCAAGCAGGAATCAATCCTTTTGTCTGCATTTTCTCCAACAGGGAGCTGAGGCGCTGTTTCAGCACAACCCTTCTTTACTGCAGAAAATCCAGGTTACCAAGGGAACCTTACTGTGTTATATGA